A region of Procambarus clarkii isolate CNS0578487 chromosome 22, FALCON_Pclarkii_2.0, whole genome shotgun sequence DNA encodes the following proteins:
- the LOC123756838 gene encoding streptococcal hemagglutinin-like, producing MGGHTKIKLTATMGGHTKIKLTATMGGHTTIKLTATMGGHTKIKLTATMGGHTKIKLTATMGGHTKIKLTATMGGHTKIKLTATMGGHTTIKLTATMGGHTKIKLTATMGGHTKIKLTATMGGHTTIKLTATMGGHTKIKLTATMGGHTKIKLTATMGGHTKIKLTATMGGHTKIKLTATMGGHTKIKLTATMGGRTKIKLTATMGGHTTIKLTATMSGHTKIKLTATMGGHTKIKLTATMGGHTKIKLTATMGGHTKIKLTATMGGHTKIKLTATMGGHTKIKLTATMGGHTKIKLTATMGGHTKIKLTATMGGHTKIKLTATMGGHTKIKLTATRGGHTKIKLTATMGGHTKIKLTATMGGHTKIKLTATMGGHTTIKLTATMGGHTKIKLTATMGGPTKIKLTATMGGHTKIKLTATRGGGVCAIKRNSSMS from the coding sequence ATGGGCGGCCACACCAAGATAAAGCTCACAGCTACCATGGGCGGCCACACCAAGATAAAGCTCACAGCTACCATGGGCGGCCACACCACGATAAAGCTCACAGCTACCATGGGCGGCCACACCAAGATAAAGCTCACAGCTACCATGGGCGGCCACACCAAGATAAAGCTCACAGCTACCATGGGCGGCCACACCAAGATAAAGCTCACAGCTACCATGGGAGGCCACACCAAGATAAAGCTCACAGCTACCATGGGCGGCCACACCACGATAAAGCTCACAGCTACCATGGGCGGCCACACCAAGATAAAGCTCACAGCTACCATGGGAGGCCACACCAAGATAAAGCTCACAGCTACCATGGGCGGCCACACCACAATAAAGCTCACAGCTACCATGGGCGGCCACACCAAGATAAAGCTCACAGCTACCATGGGCGGCCACACCAAGATAAAGCTCACAGCTACCATGGGAGGCCACACCAAGATAAAGCTCACAGCTACCATGGGAGGCCACACCAAGATAAAGCTCACAGCTACCATGGGAGGCCACACCAAGATAAAGCTCACAGCTACCATGGGAGGCCGCACCAAGATAAAGCTCACAGCTACCATGGGAGGCCACACCACGATAAAGCTCACAGCTACCATGAGCGGCCACACCAAGATAAAGCTCACAGCTACCATGGGAGGCCACACCAAGATAAAGCTCACAGCTACCATGGGCGGCCACACCAAGATAAAGCTCACAGCTACCATGGGCGGCCACACCAAGATAAAGCTCACAGCTACCATGGGAGGCCACACCAAGATAAAGCTCACAGCTACCATGGGAGGCCACACCAAGATAAAGCTCACAGCTACCATGGGAGGCCACACCAAGATAAAGCTCACAGCTACCATGGGCGGCCACACCAAGATAAAGCTCACAGCTACCATGGGCGGCCACACCAAGATAAAGCTCACAGCTACCATGGGAGGCCACACCAAGATAAAGCTCACAGCTACCAGGGGGGGCCACACCAAGATAAAGCTCACAGCTACCATGGGAGGCCACACCAAGATAAAGCTCACAGCTACCATGGGCGGCCACACCAAGATAAAGCTCACAGCTACCATGGGAGGCCACACCACGATAAAGCTCACAGCTACCATGGGAGGCCACACCAAGATAAAGCTCACAGCTACCATGGGAGGCCCCACCAAGATAAAGCTCACAGCTACCATGGGAGGCCACACCAAGATAAAGCTCACAgctaccaggggggggggggtgtgtgcaaTTAAGCGTAATAGTTCCATGAGCTAA